Proteins from a genomic interval of Gluconacetobacter diazotrophicus PA1 5:
- a CDS encoding flagellar hook-basal body complex protein FliE, with product MISDIATRSLDAVNAYGLTQKTMQASADTQDADPNAQSSDVVTGFSDALNSAIKGAIKTGKTAEAQTAVGLSGKGNLTDIATSVEEAKLTLQTVTAVRDRVVQAYQNVMQMTI from the coding sequence ATGATCAGTGACATCGCCACACGCAGTCTCGATGCGGTCAACGCCTACGGGCTGACTCAGAAAACGATGCAGGCGTCCGCCGACACGCAGGACGCCGACCCCAACGCGCAGTCCTCCGACGTCGTGACCGGTTTCAGCGATGCGCTGAACAGCGCGATCAAGGGCGCCATCAAGACGGGAAAGACGGCCGAAGCGCAAACCGCGGTCGGGCTGTCCGGGAAGGGGAACCTGACGGACATCGCGACCTCGGTCGAGGAAGCGAAGCTGACCCTGCAGACCGTTACGGCGGTCCGCGACCGTGTCGTCCAAGCCTACCAGAACGTCATGCAGATGACGATCTAA
- a CDS encoding flagellar biosynthetic protein FliR — MTGDPSFPGGSLPVLATMFLVVLCRVSALVMAAPGLGETTSPMRVRAGIAVSATVAILPVVQDRLVEVSGTALRMPSVAIAVVVGELLCGVFIGWLARLVTMAISIAMQVVAVFTGLASVLQPDSELGASSTAISHMASMLIPVIFLSTGLYALPLAAITGSYSLFPPGHMPMVGDMARSVTEATSQTFALALQLAAPFVLIGTLWPAMLGVLNRLLPSIQVYSIAMPAQLLGGVILLAMLIQVMTGVWQERVADLLVALPGTGGSPPHH; from the coding sequence ATGACGGGCGATCCGTCCTTTCCTGGCGGATCGTTGCCAGTTCTCGCCACCATGTTCCTCGTCGTCCTGTGCCGTGTCAGCGCCCTGGTCATGGCGGCTCCCGGCCTGGGCGAGACGACGTCCCCGATGCGCGTCAGGGCCGGGATCGCGGTCTCCGCCACCGTCGCCATCCTGCCGGTGGTCCAGGATCGGCTCGTGGAGGTATCCGGGACGGCGTTGCGCATGCCGTCCGTGGCGATCGCGGTGGTCGTCGGCGAATTGCTGTGCGGGGTCTTCATCGGATGGCTGGCGCGGCTGGTGACCATGGCGATCAGTATCGCCATGCAGGTCGTTGCCGTTTTTACCGGCCTGGCCAGTGTGCTCCAGCCGGATTCCGAACTTGGCGCGTCGAGTACCGCGATCAGCCACATGGCATCGATGCTGATCCCCGTCATTTTCCTTTCAACGGGCCTTTATGCCTTGCCGCTGGCTGCGATCACGGGGTCGTACAGCCTGTTCCCGCCGGGCCATATGCCCATGGTCGGCGACATGGCCAGGAGCGTCACGGAAGCCACGTCGCAGACATTCGCGCTGGCGCTGCAACTGGCCGCGCCGTTCGTCCTGATCGGGACCTTGTGGCCAGCCATGCTGGGCGTGTTGAACCGGCTTCTTCCATCGATCCAGGTCTATTCCATCGCCATGCCGGCACAGTTGCTGGGTGGGGTCATTCTCCTGGCCATGCTGATCCAGGTGATGACGGGCGTCTGGCAGGAAAGGGTGGCCGATCTGCTCGTGGCTCTGCCTGGCACCGGCGGCAGTCCGCCGCACCACTGA
- a CDS encoding flagellar hook-basal body complex protein: MSVFNALSTAVSGIDAQSTAFTNLSNNIANSQTVGYKAESTSFQDFVAGSLTSSTASSDISDSVAAVDVQNVGAQGTASASTDTLAMAINGNGLFDVSEETGQATSGTTQFENTQYYTRNGEFYENNEGYLVNTTGYYLDGYMADSNGSLGNTLTQINVANVSFRPTETTTITQSAAVGTIPSDSTSYTAQSYSTSPVTTYDADGNASKVALTWTQSSTNPLVWTVSAYDAGGTGKVASNSFEVTFDSSGDLASVTGTSDGSSYTSSTSSGASVDPTITLTSNGVAQTIRLDLGTIGGTSGTTMAASSGTASASGVTSLSASGTALSMATTTLGTTTGSGQSYMTAPTDVNSVPVSAVWSQTSANPSTWSVSLVDPYGGSDVSSDTYSVVFNSNGTAQTVTDTTTGATTTLSSLSATVNGKAYTLDASAASLSTTALTTNTALTSDSVTSGTYEGAEIESDGSVMAEFSNGDTQLIGKVALSTFANVDGLNAVTGQAYTATAASGAAQTGTVGSNGTGTLEVGYVESSTTDLTSDLSALIVDQEAYSANTKVVTTADDLLQATISMKQG; encoded by the coding sequence ATGTCAGTTTTCAACGCCCTTTCGACGGCTGTCAGCGGGATCGACGCGCAGTCGACGGCCTTCACGAACCTCAGTAACAACATCGCCAACAGCCAGACCGTCGGCTACAAGGCCGAATCGACGTCCTTCCAGGATTTCGTGGCCGGATCGCTGACGTCGAGCACGGCGTCCAGCGATATTTCGGATTCGGTGGCTGCCGTCGACGTGCAGAATGTCGGCGCACAGGGGACGGCCTCGGCCAGCACCGATACCCTGGCCATGGCCATCAACGGAAACGGGCTCTTCGACGTGTCCGAGGAGACAGGCCAGGCGACGTCCGGCACGACGCAGTTCGAGAATACGCAGTACTACACACGAAACGGCGAGTTTTATGAGAACAACGAGGGCTACCTGGTCAACACGACCGGCTATTACCTTGACGGCTACATGGCTGACAGCAATGGTTCCCTGGGAAACACCCTGACCCAGATCAACGTCGCCAACGTCTCCTTCCGCCCGACGGAAACGACGACCATTACGCAATCCGCCGCCGTGGGCACGATCCCGAGTGATTCGACCTCGTATACAGCCCAGTCGTATTCGACATCTCCGGTCACGACGTATGATGCCGATGGCAACGCCTCCAAGGTCGCACTGACCTGGACCCAGAGTTCGACCAACCCTCTGGTCTGGACGGTCAGCGCCTATGATGCCGGCGGCACCGGCAAGGTTGCCTCGAACAGTTTTGAGGTGACGTTTGACAGCAGCGGTGATCTGGCTTCCGTCACGGGCACCAGCGATGGCTCCAGTTATACGTCTTCGACGTCCAGCGGTGCCTCGGTTGATCCGACCATTACGCTGACCTCCAATGGCGTTGCGCAGACGATCCGTCTTGATCTCGGCACGATTGGCGGAACCAGCGGCACGACGATGGCGGCGTCCAGCGGTACGGCAAGCGCGAGTGGGGTGACCAGCCTGTCGGCGTCAGGGACAGCGCTCTCGATGGCGACGACCACGCTGGGTACGACCACCGGATCGGGGCAGAGCTATATGACGGCGCCGACGGACGTCAACAGCGTGCCCGTGTCGGCCGTGTGGAGCCAGACATCTGCCAATCCTTCGACGTGGTCGGTTTCGTTGGTCGATCCGTATGGTGGTTCCGACGTCAGTTCAGATACCTACAGCGTCGTTTTCAATTCCAATGGCACGGCGCAAACGGTTACTGATACGACGACTGGCGCGACGACCACGCTGTCCAGCCTGAGCGCGACAGTTAACGGTAAGGCCTACACCCTGGATGCCAGCGCGGCCTCTTTGTCCACGACCGCGCTGACCACCAATACGGCGCTGACCAGCGACAGCGTGACCAGCGGCACCTACGAGGGGGCCGAAATCGAGAGCGACGGCTCCGTCATGGCCGAGTTCAGCAACGGCGACACGCAGTTGATCGGCAAGGTCGCGCTCAGCACGTTTGCCAATGTCGATGGCCTGAATGCGGTCACCGGCCAGGCTTATACCGCCACGGCGGCATCCGGCGCGGCGCAGACGGGCACCGTCGGGTCGAATGGAACGGGAACGCTGGAAGTCGGCTATGTCGAATCCTCGACGACCGACCTGACCAGCGATCTGTCCGCCCTGATCGTGGATCAGGAAGCGTACTCGGCCAATACCAAGGTCGTCACGACTGCTGATGACCTGCTCCAGGCCACCATCTCGATGAAGCAGGGCTGA
- a CDS encoding flagellar biosynthetic protein FliQ translates to MHHTVDIHDILRQTLIVAVKMGAPSLLASLCAGVLVSLFQAMTQVNEATLSFVPKFVAAMAALLLTGSFMYSTLNTYAHVIFDQMVMVGGS, encoded by the coding sequence ATGCATCATACGGTCGACATTCACGATATCCTGCGCCAGACGCTGATTGTCGCCGTGAAGATGGGGGCTCCATCCCTGCTGGCGTCCCTGTGCGCCGGCGTGCTCGTTTCGTTGTTCCAGGCCATGACGCAGGTGAACGAAGCGACGCTGTCCTTTGTGCCGAAGTTCGTCGCGGCCATGGCCGCTCTTCTGCTGACCGGGTCGTTCATGTATTCCACGCTGAATACATACGCTCACGTCATTTTCGACCAGATGGTCATGGTCGGCGGTTCGTGA
- a CDS encoding flagellin, with the protein MSLSINTNTSEMIALQTLDATQTSLSNTENAVSTGKSVATAADGPAAFGIAQQMSGNIAGQTAVNSGLSFAAQVVSGTSDAANQIITLLQSVQHAVTNLGNDSGSPTSLGQDATEITGYLAQIDTIARNATFNGVNLLAGSTTDGSGITSQTLNYVTGLQGDTQSVSGFNSMISKDMSGATSTGTASLSLSEALGLAVGGSAGGNATANVFVSFNPTSGTGAFTGTFGNSAGIASTGVAMMITQVQDAITAMTNVTSTLGNASNLIASMTTYGTTVSDDLTAGVGALTDANMAAESAQLTSLQTKQSLAIKSLTIANGQSQNILQLFQ; encoded by the coding sequence ATGAGCCTTTCCATCAACACCAATACGTCGGAGATGATCGCGCTCCAGACCCTGGACGCCACGCAGACGTCGCTGAGCAACACGGAAAACGCCGTCTCCACCGGCAAGTCGGTTGCGACCGCCGCCGACGGCCCGGCCGCCTTCGGCATCGCCCAGCAGATGAGCGGCAACATCGCCGGCCAGACCGCCGTGAACAGCGGCCTGTCCTTTGCCGCCCAGGTCGTCAGCGGGACCTCCGACGCCGCCAACCAGATCATCACCCTGCTCCAGAGCGTTCAGCACGCCGTCACCAACCTTGGCAACGATTCGGGCTCGCCGACCTCGCTGGGCCAGGACGCGACCGAAATCACAGGCTATCTGGCTCAGATCGACACCATCGCCCGGAACGCGACCTTCAATGGCGTGAACCTGCTGGCCGGCTCGACCACGGATGGCAGCGGCATCACCAGCCAGACCCTGAACTACGTGACGGGCCTGCAGGGCGACACGCAGTCCGTTTCGGGCTTCAACTCCATGATCTCGAAAGACATGAGCGGCGCCACGAGCACGGGCACGGCTAGCCTCTCGCTGTCGGAAGCGCTGGGTCTGGCGGTCGGCGGCTCGGCCGGCGGCAACGCGACCGCGAACGTTTTTGTTTCGTTCAACCCCACCAGCGGCACGGGCGCCTTCACCGGCACCTTCGGCAACTCTGCCGGCATCGCTTCCACCGGCGTCGCCATGATGATCACGCAGGTTCAGGACGCCATCACCGCGATGACGAACGTCACCTCGACGCTCGGCAATGCCTCGAACCTGATCGCCAGCATGACCACGTATGGCACGACCGTTTCTGACGACCTGACGGCGGGCGTCGGTGCGCTGACGGATGCCAACATGGCCGCCGAGAGCGCGCAGCTCACCTCGCTGCAGACCAAGCAGTCCCTGGCGATCAAGTCCCTGACGATCGCGAACGGCCAGTCCCAGAACATTCTGCAGCTGTTCCAGTAA
- the flgC gene encoding flagellar basal body rod protein FlgC, with protein MDFSDTIGVSAAGMRAQEERLRVAAENLANKDTTGSTRGADPYRRKTITFQATLDQASGVSSVKVKGIGQDNTPFQTKYDPSHPAADANGYVKMPNVNSMVEIMDTHEAQHSYEANLNTMQISRSMATRTINLIK; from the coding sequence ATGGATTTCTCGGACACCATAGGGGTATCCGCCGCCGGGATGCGCGCGCAGGAAGAGCGGCTGCGGGTCGCGGCTGAAAACCTTGCCAACAAGGACACGACGGGCTCGACCCGCGGTGCCGATCCCTATCGTCGCAAGACCATTACGTTCCAGGCGACGCTGGACCAGGCTTCCGGCGTCTCCAGCGTGAAGGTCAAAGGGATCGGGCAGGATAATACGCCCTTCCAGACGAAGTACGACCCGTCACACCCGGCGGCGGATGCCAATGGCTACGTGAAGATGCCGAATGTGAATTCGATGGTCGAGATCATGGACACGCACGAAGCACAGCATTCGTACGAGGCCAATCTGAACACCATGCAGATCTCCCGTTCGATGGCGACGCGCACCATCAACCTCATAAAGTAG
- a CDS encoding flagellar basal body rod protein FlgB: MLEALSQAASANGGTDLLGLAKDRLHWLEARESVLAGNVANANTPGYVPKDMTPFQGVLQEQMGMTLAQTEPGHMAGQGGSARTHRTGGSASADKNEVSLEAELEKVADTSDQQRFATNVYSLYMSMYSTALGTGGSTS; encoded by the coding sequence ATGCTGGAAGCATTGTCCCAGGCCGCATCAGCCAATGGCGGGACGGATCTGCTGGGGCTGGCCAAGGATCGGCTGCACTGGCTTGAGGCCCGTGAATCCGTCCTCGCGGGCAACGTGGCCAATGCAAACACACCTGGCTACGTACCGAAGGACATGACCCCATTCCAGGGCGTCCTGCAGGAACAGATGGGCATGACGCTGGCCCAGACCGAACCGGGTCACATGGCTGGCCAGGGCGGCAGTGCCAGGACGCATCGGACCGGTGGCTCCGCCTCCGCTGACAAGAATGAGGTCAGTCTTGAGGCGGAACTTGAAAAGGTAGCCGATACAAGCGACCAGCAGCGTTTCGCGACGAACGTGTACAGCCTGTATATGTCGATGTACTCGACCGCCCTGGGCACGGGCGGATCGACTTCGTAG
- a CDS encoding EscU/YscU/HrcU family type III secretion system export apparatus switch protein produces MAEGSGGGEKSQDPTGKRLETAREEGNVAQSRELLMLAILGGFLLVFTMATADSARRFVAHVGGTMEHFDSIPTDMTSIYRIAVQTALEGVLLAAPLVFTGFVVTIACGMLQTGFLYRPQAILPDITRLSPMRGLQRMFGMTNVVEMLKSLTKFVVFGVVLYAVAKGTLHVAPEAERWSMLRLVSELSSWFAYAVLVVLLVQCVIAILDDLWTRYHRIVGLRMSFQDIKDEFRQTEGDPKVKGRLKQMRRRRARRRMLQAVKTATVVITNPTHYAVALSYESGADSAPKIVASGTDELAARIRHAAEDAKVPVVANPPLARALHALPLDSEIPSEYFQPVAAIIAYVMKLKTPGARAP; encoded by the coding sequence ATGGCGGAAGGATCGGGCGGTGGCGAGAAGAGCCAGGACCCTACCGGGAAAAGGCTGGAGACCGCGCGGGAAGAGGGAAACGTCGCCCAGTCGCGCGAATTGCTGATGCTTGCGATACTTGGCGGGTTTCTGCTGGTCTTTACCATGGCGACCGCAGACTCGGCGCGCAGGTTCGTCGCCCATGTGGGTGGCACCATGGAACATTTCGACAGCATCCCGACGGACATGACGTCGATTTACCGGATCGCGGTCCAGACGGCCCTGGAAGGGGTGCTGCTGGCGGCCCCGCTTGTGTTTACCGGTTTCGTGGTGACCATCGCCTGCGGAATGCTCCAGACGGGGTTCCTGTATCGTCCGCAGGCCATTCTTCCGGATATCACGCGTCTTTCGCCCATGCGCGGCCTCCAGCGCATGTTCGGCATGACCAACGTGGTGGAGATGCTCAAGAGCCTGACGAAGTTCGTCGTGTTCGGGGTCGTTCTCTACGCCGTGGCGAAGGGGACGCTGCATGTGGCGCCCGAGGCCGAGCGGTGGTCCATGCTCCGTCTCGTCTCGGAACTTTCCTCGTGGTTCGCGTATGCCGTGCTGGTCGTCCTGCTCGTGCAGTGCGTCATAGCCATCCTCGACGACCTCTGGACGCGCTATCACCGGATCGTCGGGCTGCGCATGAGTTTCCAGGACATCAAGGACGAGTTCCGCCAGACCGAGGGCGATCCGAAGGTGAAGGGGCGGCTCAAGCAGATGCGCCGCCGGCGTGCCCGGCGGCGCATGCTCCAGGCGGTCAAGACCGCCACGGTCGTCATCACGAACCCGACGCATTACGCCGTGGCGCTGTCCTACGAAAGCGGGGCGGACAGTGCTCCGAAGATAGTGGCCAGCGGAACCGACGAACTCGCGGCGCGCATCCGCCATGCCGCGGAGGATGCAAAGGTCCCCGTGGTCGCGAACCCACCGCTGGCCCGCGCGCTCCATGCGCTTCCACTGGATTCCGAAATCCCGTCGGAATATTTCCAGCCCGTCGCGGCGATCATCGCCTATGTCATGAAGCTCAAGACTCCCGGTGCGCGCGCTCCATAG
- a CDS encoding glycosyltransferase family 25 protein → MRKFFISLDRTPERAERFLAANAHVPGFERSPGVDGETVDIEAMREMGLVSDACEFTRAAIGAGLAHVAFWGNVAESGVPAHIFEDDTYLCRNFEQESARVIADLPVDWEIILWGSNHRGMALFELLPGITQCFTIVPQTSVREGIDAFGMMDVTTLPFRLTQTFGTCGYAISPAGARKMIKRCLPLTTVKVPHACLGGRILPATGIDTLMNRHYAEMKSYISFPPLCLTDDEAVGFDA, encoded by the coding sequence ATGCGTAAATTCTTCATCAGCCTCGACCGGACTCCGGAGCGGGCCGAGCGGTTCCTGGCCGCCAACGCCCATGTGCCGGGGTTCGAACGCTCCCCTGGTGTCGATGGAGAGACGGTGGATATCGAAGCGATGAGGGAGATGGGTCTGGTATCGGATGCGTGTGAGTTCACGCGTGCGGCGATCGGGGCCGGGCTTGCCCATGTCGCGTTCTGGGGGAACGTCGCGGAAAGCGGCGTCCCCGCCCATATTTTCGAGGACGATACCTATCTCTGCCGCAATTTCGAGCAGGAAAGCGCGCGGGTCATCGCCGACCTGCCGGTGGATTGGGAAATCATCCTGTGGGGCAGCAACCATCGCGGCATGGCCCTGTTCGAGCTTCTGCCGGGGATTACGCAGTGCTTCACGATCGTCCCTCAGACATCCGTCAGAGAGGGCATCGATGCGTTCGGGATGATGGATGTGACGACCCTTCCGTTCAGGCTGACGCAGACGTTCGGAACCTGCGGCTATGCGATCTCGCCGGCCGGCGCCAGGAAGATGATCAAGCGCTGTCTTCCGCTGACGACGGTGAAGGTTCCCCATGCCTGCCTTGGTGGCCGTATCCTTCCGGCGACCGGTATCGATACCCTGATGAATCGCCATTACGCGGAGATGAAATCCTATATCAGCTTTCCGCCGTTGTGCCTGACCGACGACGAAGCGGTCGGTTTCGATGCCTGA